Proteins found in one Thermaerobacter subterraneus DSM 13965 genomic segment:
- a CDS encoding intein-containing adenosylcobalamin-dependent ribonucleoside-diphosphate reductase has product MELTGIRKTVFLDRYARKGPDGKPVESSPEEMWDRVARAIAEVEEPDRREVWERRFRQALDGFKFVPGGRILAGAGTGNKVTYYNCYVIPSPEDSRKGIMDNVSLMVEIMSRGGGVGVNLSTLRPRGTYVKGVNGTASGPVSWAEVYSTATGSVIQGGSRRGALMLMLDDDHPDIEEFITVKRDLTKITNANLSVCISDAFMEAVQQDLPWDLKWNGKVYKTVRARDLWELICESAWASGEPGVVFMERVNKRSNTWYCEPINCVNPCFVGSTRLATAEGLKTMEELYREGRPVTVLTDLRAEDAALQVVGAGAGFPRLGTRLRPAAPVMLTRRQAEVMRLVTEHGFEVVATPDHPFLTPAGYVALKDLRPGDVLFLQSGEGAWPADPQLPDEWHRAVAARGRMRGRIERGEAAPPRTWSRELGQVLGWLTGDGYVYRDQGKPRVGFVFGCDEADVLPVIRERIRRWFGVRGAVSTRNHTTALLYGSTVATFFESLGVRAVKAREKRVPEALWRAPREAVVGFLQGLFTSDGTVNRTDAKKSCSIRLASSSKALLQDVQLLLLNLGIVAALRERRAGGESRLPDSRRRLRRYATAPQYELILDKANRDRFLTEVGFMSPRKQEKVAAFVAGKARRSNRETYITRVVAVEPAGTADVYDTTEPVTHSLIANGLVAHNCGEQPLGPWGVCNLGAINLAAFVHEGELDLEGLKDTVAVAVRFLDNVIDATEYFFPENEKAQRYGVRRIGLGTMGLADMLIKLGVRYGSEKAFEVCDQVYRLIRDEAYRVSALLAQEKGPFPLFDREKYLQGWFIQRLPEDIRQLIAQHGIRNGFLLTQAPTGTTSLLAGVSSGIEPVFAFSFKRTDRTGTHIVYHELYKEWLEKHPDEPVPDYFVSADQLTPEEHVRMQAVIQQYVDASISKTVNAPREHTVDQVRTLYRLAYELGCKGITYYRDGSREGVLHKLDDGEKGRQGKGAAQGAAAAGAGAGPDTGGAGEPQQPAVAVTGAPGTPGGLRVTWGQIRPIERPSKLNGFTVRRTTPLGNLYLTLNTFNGYPFELFAQIGKAGSDVAAFTEAIARLVSLAFRAGIDPHEVVEQLRGIGGSRSVGFGPNRVLSVPDAIAQFLDDYLAGKIERDPVDEVAAGQLTVFPGDPAQEAREVVAAARAGQGAAAADEPAGGTGAGLAGDAGTGAQGSGGAAGNGAAGNGTARTDGVTAGGRALAAGGTAGHGRQGAAPITGGNGRELSMNLCPECGSHALVHEEGCSKCLACGYSEC; this is encoded by the coding sequence ATGGAACTCACGGGTATCCGGAAGACCGTGTTCCTGGATCGGTACGCCCGCAAGGGGCCCGACGGGAAACCGGTGGAATCGTCGCCGGAAGAGATGTGGGACCGGGTCGCCCGGGCCATCGCCGAGGTGGAGGAACCGGACCGGCGGGAGGTCTGGGAGCGGCGCTTCCGCCAGGCCCTGGATGGATTCAAGTTTGTTCCCGGCGGTCGTATCCTGGCCGGCGCCGGTACCGGGAACAAAGTGACTTATTATAACTGCTACGTGATCCCGTCCCCCGAGGACAGCCGCAAGGGGATCATGGACAACGTTTCGCTCATGGTGGAGATCATGTCCCGGGGCGGCGGCGTGGGCGTGAACCTCTCCACCCTGCGCCCGCGGGGCACCTACGTCAAGGGAGTGAACGGCACCGCCAGCGGTCCCGTGTCGTGGGCCGAGGTGTACAGCACGGCCACGGGCAGCGTGATCCAGGGCGGCAGCCGCCGGGGCGCCCTCATGCTGATGCTGGACGACGACCACCCGGACATCGAGGAGTTCATCACCGTCAAGCGGGACCTGACCAAGATCACCAACGCCAACCTTTCGGTGTGCATCAGCGACGCCTTCATGGAGGCCGTCCAGCAGGATCTGCCCTGGGACCTGAAGTGGAACGGCAAGGTGTACAAGACCGTGCGGGCCCGGGACCTGTGGGAGCTGATCTGCGAGTCGGCCTGGGCGTCGGGTGAGCCGGGCGTGGTGTTCATGGAGCGGGTCAACAAGCGCTCCAACACCTGGTACTGCGAGCCCATCAACTGCGTGAACCCCTGCTTCGTGGGGTCCACGCGCCTGGCCACCGCCGAAGGGCTCAAGACCATGGAAGAGCTCTACCGGGAGGGCCGTCCCGTCACCGTCCTCACCGACCTGCGGGCGGAGGACGCCGCGCTGCAGGTGGTGGGTGCGGGCGCCGGCTTCCCGCGCCTGGGGACCCGGTTGCGTCCGGCGGCGCCGGTCATGCTCACCCGGCGGCAGGCCGAAGTCATGCGGCTGGTCACGGAGCACGGCTTTGAGGTGGTGGCCACGCCGGATCATCCCTTCCTGACCCCGGCGGGCTACGTGGCGCTCAAGGACCTGCGCCCCGGCGACGTGCTGTTCCTGCAGTCCGGCGAGGGGGCCTGGCCGGCCGACCCGCAGCTGCCGGACGAATGGCACCGGGCGGTGGCCGCCCGCGGCCGCATGCGGGGGCGCATCGAGCGGGGCGAGGCCGCTCCGCCCCGAACCTGGAGCCGCGAACTCGGCCAGGTGCTGGGCTGGCTGACGGGCGACGGCTACGTGTACCGCGATCAAGGCAAGCCGCGGGTGGGGTTCGTCTTCGGTTGCGACGAGGCCGACGTCCTGCCGGTGATCCGTGAGCGGATCCGCCGCTGGTTCGGCGTCCGCGGAGCGGTCAGCACCAGGAACCACACCACGGCCCTGCTGTACGGTAGCACGGTGGCCACCTTCTTCGAGAGCCTGGGGGTCCGGGCCGTCAAGGCGCGGGAGAAGCGGGTCCCCGAGGCGTTGTGGCGCGCTCCCCGGGAGGCGGTGGTGGGTTTCCTGCAGGGGCTGTTCACCAGCGACGGCACCGTCAACCGGACCGACGCCAAGAAGTCCTGCTCGATCCGCCTGGCCAGCAGCTCGAAGGCGCTGCTGCAGGACGTGCAGTTGCTCCTTCTGAACCTGGGCATCGTGGCCGCGCTGCGGGAGCGACGGGCCGGTGGGGAGAGCCGGCTGCCCGACAGCCGCCGCCGGCTGCGGCGCTACGCCACCGCCCCGCAGTACGAGCTCATCCTGGACAAGGCCAACCGCGACCGGTTCCTCACCGAGGTGGGGTTCATGAGCCCGCGCAAACAGGAGAAGGTGGCGGCCTTCGTGGCCGGCAAGGCGCGGCGCTCCAACCGGGAGACCTACATCACCCGGGTGGTGGCGGTGGAACCGGCGGGCACCGCCGACGTGTACGACACCACGGAGCCGGTGACCCACTCGCTGATCGCCAACGGCCTGGTGGCCCACAACTGCGGCGAGCAGCCGCTGGGCCCCTGGGGCGTCTGCAACCTGGGCGCCATCAACCTGGCCGCGTTCGTCCACGAAGGCGAACTCGACCTGGAGGGCCTGAAGGACACGGTGGCCGTGGCCGTCCGGTTCCTGGACAACGTCATCGACGCCACGGAGTACTTCTTCCCCGAGAACGAGAAGGCCCAGCGGTACGGGGTGCGGCGCATCGGCCTGGGGACCATGGGCCTGGCCGACATGCTGATCAAGCTGGGTGTGCGCTACGGCAGCGAGAAGGCCTTCGAGGTCTGCGACCAGGTGTACCGGCTGATCCGCGACGAGGCCTACCGGGTGTCGGCGCTGCTGGCCCAGGAAAAGGGGCCCTTCCCCCTGTTCGACCGGGAGAAGTACCTGCAGGGCTGGTTCATCCAGCGGCTGCCCGAGGACATCCGGCAGCTCATCGCCCAGCACGGCATCCGCAACGGGTTCCTGCTGACCCAGGCGCCCACGGGCACCACCAGCCTGCTGGCGGGCGTGAGCTCGGGCATCGAGCCGGTCTTTGCGTTCTCTTTCAAGCGCACGGACCGGACGGGCACCCACATCGTCTATCACGAGCTCTACAAGGAGTGGCTGGAGAAGCACCCTGACGAGCCCGTGCCCGACTACTTCGTGTCGGCGGACCAGCTGACGCCGGAAGAGCACGTGCGCATGCAGGCGGTGATCCAGCAGTACGTGGACGCCTCCATTTCCAAGACCGTCAACGCGCCGCGGGAGCATACCGTCGACCAGGTGCGCACCCTGTACCGGTTGGCGTACGAGCTGGGCTGCAAGGGCATCACCTACTACCGCGACGGCAGCCGGGAAGGCGTGCTGCACAAGCTGGACGACGGCGAGAAGGGCCGGCAAGGCAAGGGGGCGGCCCAGGGGGCTGCGGCCGCAGGGGCCGGCGCGGGGCCGGACACGGGCGGTGCAGGCGAGCCCCAGCAGCCGGCGGTGGCGGTGACGGGGGCGCCCGGTACCCCGGGCGGCCTGCGGGTCACCTGGGGGCAGATCCGGCCCATCGAGCGGCCGAGCAAGCTCAACGGCTTTACCGTGCGGCGGACCACGCCGCTGGGCAACCTCTACCTGACGTTGAACACGTTCAACGGTTACCCCTTCGAGCTGTTCGCCCAGATCGGCAAGGCGGGCTCCGACGTGGCGGCCTTCACCGAGGCCATTGCCCGTCTGGTGTCCCTGGCCTTCCGGGCCGGCATCGACCCCCACGAGGTGGTGGAGCAGCTGCGTGGCATCGGCGGCAGCCGCTCCGTCGGGTTCGGCCCCAACCGGGTGCTGTCGGTGCCCGACGCCATCGCCCAGTTCCTTGACGATTACCTGGCCGGCAAGATCGAGCGGGACCCGGTGGATGAGGTGGCCGCCGGTCAGCTGACGGTCTTCCCCGGCGACCCCGCCCAGGAGGCGCGGGAGGTCGTGGCGGCGGCGCGGGCGGGCCAGGGGGCTGCCGCTGCGGACGAACCGGCCGGCGGCACCGGGGCGGGTCTCGCCGGCGATGCCGGGACCGGCGCCCAGGGATCCGGTGGGGCGGCCGGCAACGGCGCGGCCGGCAACGGCACGGCCCGGACCGATGGCGTCACGGCGGGCGGACGGGCCCTTGCCGCCGGAGGCACGGCGGGCCACGGGCGGCAGGGGGCAGCGCCCATCACCGGCGGCAACGGCCGGGAGCTCAGCATGAACCTGTGTCCGGAGTGCGGCAGCCACGCCCTGGTGCATGAAGAGGGCTGCAGCAAGTGCCTGGCCTGCGGATACAGCGAGTGCTGA
- a CDS encoding CBS domain-containing protein has product MAVNVAFFLLPKSDVVWLSPRNTLRQAMERMEHHRYTAVPLVDDEGRYAGTLTEGDLLWYIKGARNFSFDRAERILVAEVPRRFRYEPVSIYAEVADLIRLAAAQSFVPVVDDRGLFIGIVRRREIIEYCARLLFEGGDAEGAS; this is encoded by the coding sequence ATGGCCGTGAACGTGGCCTTCTTCCTCCTGCCCAAGTCCGACGTGGTCTGGCTCAGCCCCCGTAACACCCTGCGCCAGGCCATGGAGCGGATGGAGCACCATCGCTACACGGCAGTCCCCCTGGTCGACGACGAAGGACGCTACGCCGGCACCCTGACGGAAGGCGACCTGCTCTGGTACATCAAGGGCGCCCGGAACTTCTCCTTCGACCGGGCGGAGCGCATCCTGGTGGCCGAGGTGCCGCGCCGTTTCCGCTATGAGCCCGTCTCCATCTACGCCGAGGTGGCCGATTTGATCCGGCTGGCGGCAGCCCAGAGTTTCGTTCCGGTGGTGGACGACCGCGGCCTGTTCATCGGCATCGTGCGCCGGCGGGAGATCATCGAGTACTGCGCCCGGCTGCTCTTCGAGGGCGGTGATGCGGAGGGGGCGAGCTAG
- a CDS encoding tetraprenyl-beta-curcumene synthase family protein, translating to MDTCTGTPQDTPQAGAGGRTPALGPVGRFAGEAALLAVYVGAVLPVVDRLLQRWQERASRIPDPELRRQALASLRAKRFHCQGGAVFAAAVPADRRPLLLEAVVALQTISDYLDNLCDRSDSLDPADYRELHQAMLDAVAVPGRSLPAGPRESRRGEDGMPLPGEPLPGGPPPARTLPGGPDGPGPRAVPEAPPRWAGPARDGGSYYRLHPHRDDGGYLESLVAACQQALARFPGYPQVAGTVRRLVSLYSDLQVNKHGDREGRLARLQSWYRREAGPWQGRLAWWEFAAACGSTLGVFALFREALLAAEPSPARIRALAGAYFPWIGGLHILLDYLIDQAEDRAGGDLNLVRPYGDPQRAAAGLAAFARQAARQAERLPEAALHRLVVDGLLGLYLTDPKVASQGLEPVARQLVAAGGPGARLCRAASRFVRRWRRL from the coding sequence GTGGACACGTGCACGGGCACGCCGCAGGATACCCCTCAGGCCGGGGCCGGCGGGCGCACCCCGGCCCTCGGGCCGGTGGGACGCTTCGCCGGGGAGGCGGCGCTCCTGGCCGTCTACGTGGGCGCCGTCCTGCCGGTGGTCGACCGGCTCCTCCAGCGCTGGCAGGAGCGGGCAAGCCGCATCCCGGACCCCGAGCTGCGCCGCCAGGCCCTGGCCAGCCTGCGGGCCAAGCGCTTCCACTGCCAGGGTGGGGCGGTCTTCGCCGCCGCGGTGCCTGCGGACCGGCGGCCGTTGCTGCTTGAGGCTGTGGTCGCCCTGCAAACCATCAGCGACTACCTGGACAACCTCTGCGACCGCAGCGACAGCCTGGACCCGGCAGACTACCGGGAGCTGCATCAGGCCATGCTGGACGCCGTGGCGGTGCCCGGCAGGTCCCTGCCGGCAGGCCCCCGGGAGTCCCGGCGCGGCGAAGACGGCATGCCCCTGCCCGGCGAGCCGTTGCCAGGCGGTCCCCCGCCCGCCCGGACCTTGCCCGGCGGGCCCGACGGGCCCGGGCCCCGGGCGGTCCCGGAAGCCCCGCCCCGCTGGGCCGGACCTGCCCGCGACGGCGGGTCTTACTACCGCCTTCACCCCCACCGGGACGACGGCGGCTACCTGGAGTCCCTTGTGGCGGCCTGCCAGCAGGCCCTGGCCCGCTTCCCTGGCTACCCGCAGGTGGCGGGGACGGTCCGGCGGCTGGTGTCCCTGTACAGCGACCTGCAGGTGAACAAGCACGGGGACCGGGAAGGGCGCCTGGCCCGCCTGCAATCCTGGTACCGCCGGGAGGCGGGGCCGTGGCAGGGACGGCTGGCCTGGTGGGAGTTCGCCGCCGCCTGCGGCTCGACCCTGGGGGTCTTCGCCCTCTTCCGGGAAGCCCTGCTGGCTGCGGAGCCGTCCCCGGCCCGGATCAGGGCCCTGGCCGGCGCCTATTTCCCCTGGATCGGCGGGCTGCACATCCTGCTGGATTACCTCATCGACCAGGCGGAGGACCGGGCGGGAGGCGACCTCAATCTGGTCCGGCCTTACGGCGACCCCCAGCGGGCTGCGGCCGGTCTCGCCGCCTTCGCCCGCCAGGCAGCCCGGCAGGCGGAACGCCTGCCCGAGGCCGCCCTGCACCGGCTGGTGGTCGACGGCCTGCTGGGCCTGTACCTGACGGACCCCAAGGTGGCGAGCCAGGGACTGGAACCCGTGGCCCGGCAGCTGGTGGCGGCCGGCGGGCCCGGCGCCCGCCTGTGCCGGGCGGCCAGCCGGTTCGTCCGGCGGTGGCGGCGCCTGTGA
- the extP gene encoding selenite/tellurite reduction operon b-type cytochrome ExtP: MSRVGTPEQQPPASGGRKSLIGRLADWIFNSALWKSMYMNPYPRDRRTRGLAVLNSLFLHLHPGRITRQALTFRYTFGLGGTSFFMFILLTVTGVILMFYYIPSVPQAYFSIEDLETTVAFGQFFRNIHRWAAHAMVLLVFLHMVRVFYTGAYKPPRQFNWVIGVILLVLTFLMSFTGYLLPWDQLAYWAVTVGTNMAGATPFVGDKLKFLLIGGYDINQNTLIRWYTLHVFALPLVAAVFMGMHFWRVRKDGFSR; this comes from the coding sequence TTGAGCCGGGTTGGTACACCGGAGCAACAGCCGCCGGCGTCCGGGGGGCGCAAGTCGCTGATCGGGCGGCTTGCCGACTGGATCTTCAACAGCGCCCTCTGGAAGTCGATGTACATGAACCCCTACCCGCGGGACCGGCGCACCCGCGGCCTGGCGGTTCTGAACAGCCTGTTCCTGCACCTGCACCCGGGCCGGATCACCCGGCAGGCGCTGACGTTCCGCTACACCTTCGGGCTCGGCGGCACGTCGTTTTTCATGTTCATCCTGTTGACGGTCACCGGCGTCATCCTGATGTTCTACTACATCCCCTCGGTCCCCCAGGCCTACTTCAGCATCGAAGACCTGGAGACCACCGTGGCCTTCGGCCAGTTCTTCCGCAACATCCACCGCTGGGCGGCCCACGCCATGGTGCTGCTGGTGTTCCTACATATGGTACGGGTTTTCTACACCGGCGCCTACAAGCCGCCCCGGCAGTTCAACTGGGTCATCGGCGTGATCCTGCTGGTGCTGACGTTCCTGATGAGCTTCACGGGCTACCTGCTGCCGTGGGACCAGCTGGCCTACTGGGCGGTGACGGTGGGTACCAACATGGCCGGCGCGACGCCCTTCGTGGGCGACAAGCTGAAGTTCCTCCTGATCGGCGGCTACGACATCAACCAGAACACCCTGATCCGGTGGTACACGCTGCACGTCTTCGCCCTGCCGCTGGTGGCGGCCGTGTTCATGGGGATGCACTTCTGGCGGGTCCGCAAGGACGGCTTCTCCCGCTGA
- a CDS encoding SDR family oxidoreductase, with product MPERELSGQVWVITGGAGAIAGSVARAFAAAGARLVLADVAGAALEARARELGAEFVPVDLTRAGEAEGLARQVQARMGRIDGLIHTVGTYAGGRVHEVDPAQYDRLFDLNVRTLFYCVRAVLPVMLEQEEGFIAGFASGPAWRGAGPRAALYAAAKGAVATFLQSLDEELREGQPPGSGGAPPSRGRIRVAVVYPMGVVDTPANRKAMPGADPAGWIDPGEIAAALLFAATRGPGGRLLELPVYPGR from the coding sequence GTGCCGGAGCGGGAGCTGTCGGGGCAGGTGTGGGTGATCACCGGCGGCGCCGGGGCCATCGCCGGCAGCGTGGCCCGTGCCTTCGCCGCTGCGGGGGCGCGGCTGGTGCTGGCGGACGTGGCCGGCGCAGCCCTGGAGGCCCGGGCCCGGGAACTGGGGGCCGAGTTCGTCCCGGTGGACCTGACCCGGGCCGGGGAGGCCGAGGGGCTGGCCCGGCAGGTCCAGGCCCGCATGGGGCGGATCGACGGGCTGATCCACACCGTGGGCACCTACGCCGGTGGCCGGGTGCACGAGGTGGACCCGGCCCAGTACGACCGGCTCTTCGACCTGAACGTGCGGACCCTGTTCTACTGCGTGCGGGCGGTCCTGCCGGTGATGCTGGAGCAGGAGGAGGGTTTCATCGCCGGTTTCGCCTCCGGTCCCGCATGGCGGGGTGCCGGACCCCGCGCCGCCCTGTACGCGGCGGCCAAGGGCGCCGTGGCCACCTTCCTCCAATCGCTGGACGAGGAGCTGCGGGAGGGGCAGCCGCCGGGTTCCGGAGGTGCACCCCCGTCCAGGGGGCGCATCCGCGTGGCCGTGGTCTACCCGATGGGCGTGGTGGACACCCCCGCCAACCGGAAGGCCATGCCCGGTGCCGATCCGGCGGGCTGGATCGACCCCGGCGAGATCGCCGCGGCCCTGCTCTTCGCCGCCACCCGGGGACCCGGCGGGAGGCTGCTGGAACTGCCCGTCTACCCGGGACGATGA
- the nrdR gene encoding transcriptional regulator NrdR: MRCPRCLAPDTRVLDSRPTEEGMAVRRRRECQACGERFTTYEKVEVTPLLVIKKDGRREAFDRDKVLRGMLTACEKRPVELERLQAIAAEIERELQSRYDKEVESRVIGEMVMERLRHLDQVAYVRFASVYRQFKDLETFRRELDRLLGGDEPAPAPRSAGEASSDPVGDRQAPAAAAGGSAGPVQAGDGHPAAGIVRGTSPVGPR, from the coding sequence GTGCGCTGTCCCCGCTGTCTCGCACCGGACACGCGGGTGCTGGACTCCCGCCCGACGGAAGAGGGCATGGCCGTCCGCCGCCGGCGGGAGTGCCAGGCGTGCGGCGAGCGCTTCACCACTTACGAAAAGGTGGAGGTCACGCCGCTCCTGGTCATCAAGAAGGACGGCCGGCGCGAGGCGTTCGACCGGGACAAGGTGCTGCGCGGCATGCTCACCGCCTGCGAGAAGCGCCCGGTCGAGCTGGAGCGCCTGCAGGCCATCGCCGCCGAGATCGAGCGCGAACTCCAGAGCCGGTATGACAAGGAAGTGGAGTCGCGGGTCATCGGCGAGATGGTCATGGAACGCCTGCGGCACCTGGACCAGGTGGCTTACGTTCGCTTCGCATCGGTCTACCGCCAGTTCAAGGACCTGGAGACCTTCCGCCGCGAGCTGGACCGGCTGCTGGGAGGGGACGAACCGGCTCCCGCTCCCCGCAGCGCCGGGGAGGCCTCCTCCGATCCTGTCGGGGACCGCCAGGCGCCGGCGGCCGCCGCCGGCGGCAGCGCCGGCCCGGTTCAAGCGGGGGACGGGCACCCCGCGGCCGGTATCGTGCGGGGGACAAGCCCGGTAGGCCCCCGCTGA
- a CDS encoding menaquinol-cytochrome c reductase, translating into MAQPQPAPAATGEEPQRPNPKEQVTVWPHLLLIEFVGALIYTIGLSLLAILIKAPLLELANPSHTPNPAKAPWYFLNLQELLLHMHPSLAGVIVPGLVLVLIAAIPYIDTDPSDTGVWFAGEKGLRIFKFSFLYTSLIVLGLILFDAFFAVNVGGVDYIGTRGLVAAVFGLFMSPEAIHAQAQLVEHIAGVVIPLIVMAAVPGVLAVIVRRRYQANTRETIIALFTVFVASYFVLTIIGTGFRGESLHLVWPWQLEPPQ; encoded by the coding sequence GTGGCACAGCCACAACCGGCTCCGGCCGCGACCGGCGAGGAGCCGCAGCGGCCGAACCCCAAGGAACAGGTGACGGTCTGGCCCCACCTGCTCTTGATCGAATTCGTCGGGGCCCTGATCTACACCATCGGCCTGTCGCTTCTGGCCATCCTGATCAAGGCGCCCCTTCTGGAGCTGGCCAACCCGTCCCACACGCCCAACCCGGCCAAGGCGCCCTGGTACTTCCTCAACCTGCAGGAGCTGCTGCTGCACATGCACCCCAGCCTGGCCGGCGTCATCGTGCCGGGGCTCGTGCTGGTCCTGATCGCAGCCATCCCCTACATCGATACGGACCCCTCGGACACCGGCGTGTGGTTCGCGGGCGAGAAGGGCTTGCGGATCTTCAAGTTCTCCTTCCTGTACACGTCGCTGATCGTGCTGGGCCTGATCCTGTTTGACGCTTTCTTCGCGGTCAACGTGGGGGGCGTCGACTACATCGGCACCCGCGGCCTGGTCGCCGCGGTGTTCGGCCTGTTCATGAGCCCCGAGGCGATCCACGCCCAGGCGCAGCTGGTGGAGCACATCGCCGGCGTGGTGATTCCGCTGATCGTCATGGCGGCGGTGCCGGGCGTCCTGGCGGTCATCGTGCGCCGGCGTTACCAGGCCAACACCCGGGAGACCATCATCGCGCTGTTCACGGTGTTCGTCGCCTCCTACTTCGTTCTGACCATCATCGGCACCGGCTTCCGCGGCGAGAGCCTGCACCTGGTGTGGCCGTGGCAGCTGGAACCGCCCCAGTGA
- the hpt gene encoding hypoxanthine phosphoribosyltransferase, translating into MHGDDTGGVTGGMPPAAPRKARIDRILFSQEAIARKVRELAERIRHDYGTAGRAAPGPVLEGAAGGHGGLPTLTVVGILKGAFVFTADLVRALGEQGVPLQVDFMAVSSYGSATQTSGIIRILKDLDRPIRGQHVLLIEDIVDTGLTLRYLREHLLAQDPASLRACVLLDKPERRVVDVPVEYVGFTIPDEFVVGYGIDYAEQFRYLPYIACVRLED; encoded by the coding sequence ATGCACGGCGACGACACGGGCGGCGTCACGGGCGGCATGCCGCCCGCGGCCCCGCGCAAGGCCCGGATCGACCGGATCCTTTTCTCCCAGGAGGCCATCGCCCGCAAGGTGCGGGAGCTGGCGGAACGGATACGCCACGACTACGGGACTGCCGGGCGGGCGGCCCCAGGCCCGGTCCTTGAGGGGGCGGCCGGTGGCCATGGCGGCCTTCCCACCCTGACGGTGGTGGGGATCCTCAAAGGGGCCTTCGTCTTCACCGCCGATCTGGTCCGGGCCCTGGGTGAACAGGGGGTCCCGCTGCAGGTCGACTTCATGGCCGTCTCCAGCTACGGCTCGGCCACCCAGACGTCGGGCATCATCCGCATCCTGAAGGACCTGGACCGGCCCATCCGGGGTCAGCACGTGCTGCTCATCGAGGACATCGTGGACACGGGCCTGACCCTGCGCTACCTGCGGGAACACCTGCTGGCCCAGGATCCCGCTTCCCTGAGAGCGTGCGTCCTGCTGGACAAGCCCGAGCGGCGGGTGGTGGACGTGCCCGTGGAGTACGTGGGCTTCACCATCCCCGACGAGTTCGTGGTGGGCTACGGCATCGACTACGCCGAGCAGTTCCGGTACCTGCCCTACATCGCGTGCGTGCGGCTGGAGGACTGA
- a CDS encoding DMT family transporter — MRDGPAQQAGPAGSRAGATNHQAIMAAPQALSPTGLPASTGSTAAQVRRAMAGVLAGAGLWGLSGTAAQQLMQGYGVTPQWLVTTRMLVAGLVLLLASPWLGARDRLAPWRDGASRRQLVAFALGGLVGVQYSYMASIALGNAATATFLQYLGPAFVTVYEVLRWRRRPRNHEVAALLLALGGTLLLATGGSVGRLAVPAGAVVWGLVSALTLAFYTVAGAGLLRRWPAALVIGWAMALGGAAMGIVAPPWHPGPRPVPWDGVAAGLWSFVVLGGTLLAFTLYLVSLRHLRPSQTSLLACMEPLAAAASATLWLGVPFTPPMLAGGAAVLAATLLLSSRMATGPQRPAAAG; from the coding sequence TTGCGCGACGGGCCTGCCCAGCAGGCCGGACCGGCAGGATCCCGGGCCGGGGCCACGAATCACCAAGCCATCATGGCTGCTCCCCAGGCCCTTTCCCCGACCGGGCTCCCTGCGAGCACGGGCAGCACCGCCGCCCAGGTACGGCGGGCCATGGCCGGCGTGCTGGCCGGCGCCGGCCTCTGGGGCCTCTCCGGCACCGCCGCCCAGCAGCTGATGCAGGGCTACGGCGTCACCCCCCAGTGGCTGGTCACCACCCGCATGCTGGTGGCGGGGCTGGTGCTGCTTCTGGCCAGCCCGTGGCTCGGCGCCCGCGACCGCCTGGCACCCTGGCGGGACGGGGCGTCCCGCCGGCAGCTGGTCGCCTTCGCCCTGGGCGGCCTGGTCGGGGTTCAGTACAGCTACATGGCCTCCATCGCCCTGGGCAACGCGGCCACGGCCACGTTCCTCCAATACCTCGGGCCGGCCTTCGTCACGGTGTACGAGGTGCTGCGCTGGCGGCGCCGGCCCCGTAACCATGAGGTGGCCGCGCTGCTGCTGGCGCTGGGCGGCACGCTGCTGTTGGCCACGGGCGGGTCCGTGGGCCGGCTGGCCGTACCGGCCGGGGCCGTGGTCTGGGGCCTGGTCTCGGCCTTGACTCTGGCCTTCTACACCGTGGCCGGTGCCGGCCTCCTGCGGCGGTGGCCGGCGGCACTGGTCATCGGCTGGGCCATGGCGCTGGGCGGGGCGGCCATGGGCATCGTGGCGCCGCCGTGGCACCCTGGTCCCCGTCCCGTCCCCTGGGACGGCGTGGCGGCGGGCCTGTGGTCCTTCGTGGTGCTGGGCGGCACCCTGCTGGCCTTCACCCTGTACCTGGTCAGCCTCCGCCACCTGCGCCCGTCCCAGACCAGCCTGCTGGCCTGCATGGAACCGCTGGCCGCCGCCGCTTCGGCCACCCTCTGGCTGGGCGTTCCCTTCACGCCGCCCATGCTGGCAGGCGGTGCGGCGGTGCTGGCGGCGACCCTCCTGCTCTCGAGCCGCATGGCGACAGGTCCCCAACGACCAGCGGCCGCGGGCTGA